A region of Toxotes jaculatrix isolate fToxJac2 chromosome 23, fToxJac2.pri, whole genome shotgun sequence DNA encodes the following proteins:
- the slc7a8a gene encoding solute carrier family 7 member 8a, which produces MTDGPRQRSSTAGSAKDAAAKESDGGVALKKEIGLVSACGIIIGNIIGSGIFVSPKGVMENASSVGLALIVWIITGIITAIGALCYAELGVTIPKSGGDYSYVKDIFGGLAGFLRLWIAVLVIYPTNQAVIALTFSNYILQPLFPTCFPPENGLRLLAAVCLLLLTWVNCSSVRWATRVQDIFTAGKLLALALIIVMGIVQICKGEYYWLEPANAFEPFQDYDVGLIALAFLQGSFAYGGWNFLNYVTEELVDPYVNLPRAIFISIPLVTFVYVFANIAYVTAMSPQELLASNAVAVTFGEKLLGVMAWIMPISVALSTFGGVNGSLFTSSRLFFAGAREGHLPSLLAMIHVKRRTPIPALLFTCLSTLLMLCTSDMYTLINYVGFINYLFYGVTVAGQIVLRIKQPNMHRPIKVSLIWPVIYLIFWAFLLIFSLYSEPVVCGIGLAIMLTGVPVYFLGVYWDNKPQCFDAFVDKMTYLGQKFCVVVYPAEGDSSSSGSGEEGEEMKEARSPLSKEDGDNHKSADC; this is translated from the exons ATGACGGACGGTCCGAGACAACGGAGCAGCACAGCGGGCTCTGCCAAGGATGCTGCCGCTAAGGAGTCCGATGGAGGAGTTGCGCTCAAGAAGGAGATCGGGCTTGTGAGCGCCTGTGGTATTATTATTG GTAACATTATCGGCTCAGGTATCTTCGTCAGTCCCAAGGGAGTGATGGAGAACGCCAGCTCGGTGGGTTTGGCCCTGATCGTCTGGATCATCACTGGCATCATCACCGCCATCGGGGCGCTGTGCTACGCCGAGCTGGGCGTCACCATCCCCAAGTCGGGAGGAGACTACTCTTATGTCAAGGACATCTTTGGAGGGCTGGCTGG GTTCCTGCGTCTGTGGATCGCCGTGCTGGTCATCTACCCGACCAACCAGGCTGTGATCGCACTGACGTTCTCCAACTACATCCTGCAGCCTCTGTTCCCCACCTGCTTCCCCCCAGAGAACGGCCTGCGCCTGCTGGCTGCCGTCTGCCTCT tGCTGCTGACATGGGTGAACTGCTCCAGCGTGAGATGGGCCACCCGGGTGCAGGACATCTTCACCGCCGGCAAACTGCTGGCCCTCGCCCTCATCATCGTCATGGGCATTGTGCAGATCTGCAAGG GAGAGTACTACTGGTTGGAACCAGCCAATGCCTTTGAGCCCTTCCAGGACTATGATGTGGGTTTGATAGCCTTAGCCTTTCTACAAGGCTCCTTCGCCTATGGAGGGTGGAACTTCCTCAACTACGTCACAGAGGAGCTGGTGGACCCCTATGT GAACCTTCCTCGTGCCATCTTCATCTCCATCCCCTTGGTGACCTTCGTCTACGTCTTTGCCAATATTGCCTATGTCACGGCCATGAGTCCCCAGGAGCTGCTCGCCTCAAACGCTGTTGCTGTG ACGTTTGGTGAGAAGCTGCTGGGAGTTATGGCGTGGATCATGCCTATTTCTGTGGCCCTGTCCACTTTTGGGGGAGTCAACGGTTCCCTCTTTACCTCTTCAAG ATTGTTCTTTGCTGGAGCCAGAGAGGGCCACCTCCCCAGCCTGCTGGCCATGATTCATGTAAAACGCCGCACTCCCATCCCTGCTCTGCTCTTCACT TGCCTGTCCACTCTGCTTATGCTGTGCACCAGTGACATGTACACTCTCATCAACTACGTGGGCTTCATTAACTACCTCTTCTATGGAGTCACTGTCGCTGGGCAGATTGTCTTGCGCATCAAACAGCCCAACATGCACCGGCCAATCAAG GTCAGCCTGATATGGCCGGTCATTTACCTCATCTTCTGGGCCTTCTTGCTCATCTTCTCCCTTTACTCCGAGCCTGTGGTGTGTGGCATCGGCCTGGCCATCATGCTGACCGGCGTTCCCGTCTATTTCCTGGGAGTCTACTGGGACAACAAGCCACAGTGCTTTGATGCCTTTGTTG ACAAGATGACATACCTGGGCCAGAAGTTTTGTGTGGTGGTGTATCCAGCCGAGGGtgatagcagcagcagcgggagcggagaggaaggagaggaaatgaaagaggcCAGGTCTCCTCTCTCTAAGGAGGACGGAGACAACCACAAGTCGGCGGACTGCTAA